A section of the Callithrix jacchus isolate 240 chromosome 14, calJac240_pri, whole genome shotgun sequence genome encodes:
- the FAM161A gene encoding protein FAM161A isoform X1 has product MAASHQAAKLAASSLQVPVNPITGARVAQYEREDPLQALTAATAISEDEEEEKVAQPAGASADFNTNFSGVDEHAPRSYEDFVNFSGIYHSNEEYFKKLEELKAAHIETMAKLEKMYQDKLNLKEVQPLVIREDSGSDSSRSVSEKNSYHPVSLMTSFSEPDFGQSSSLYVSSSEEELSNLEKKYPNKDRMMTYAKELINNMWTDFCVEDYIRSKDTGFQAAEKRKKRKEWVPTITVPEPFQMMIREQKKKEESMKSKSDIEMAHKLLKKQEEDLECKKKFRANPVPAFVFFPLYHDLIKQKEERRRSLKEKNKEALLASQKPFKFIAREEQKRAAQEKQLRDFFKSKKKTNRFKARPIPQSTYGSATKGKLKEEELYRNLRTQLRAQEHLQNSSSLPSRSACGCRNPRCPEQAVKLKCKHKARCRTPDFEALPERYQKHLSEHESPKLLTVCKPFDLHASPHASTKREKILADIKADEENLKETRWPYLSPRHKSPVRCTGVKPVPYTCNPPVPTVSSRKREQAIRRSLEEKKILEEERNRILTKQKQRMKELQKLLTTRAKAYDSHQSLAQISKCKVKYLRKSEKERMREYRQELEEREEKLKKRPLLFERVAQKNARMAAEKHYSVTLKALGISDEFVSKKGQSRKVLEYFNNQEMKSVTEDKESFNEEEKIEERENGEENYFIDTNSQDSYKEKGEADEESGEEKSVEESH; this is encoded by the exons GCCGATTTTAACACCAACTTTTCTGGGGTAGATGAACATGCACCAAGAAGTTATGAGGACTTTGTGAACTTTTCTGGTATTTACCACTCTAATGAGGAATATTTCAAGAAATTAGAAGAGTTGAAGGCTGCCCACATAGAAACTatggcaaaattagagaaaatgtaccaggataaattaaatttaaaggaagtTCAGCCATTGGTCATCAGGGAAGACTCCGGTAGTGACTCTTCCAG ATCTGTATCAGAAAAGAACTCCTATCACCCTGTCTCATTAATGACATCATTTTCAGAGCCTGATTTTGGCCAGTCTTCCTCCTTGTATGTGTCCTCCTCTGAAGAGGAGTTGTCCAACCTAGAAAAAAAGTATCCTAACAAAGACAGAATGATGACCTATGCTAAGGAGCTCATCAACAACATGTGGACAGATTTTTGTGTTGAAGATTATATTCGCTCTAAAGATACTGGCTTCCAAGCagctgaaaaaaggaagaaacgaAAAGAATGGGTGCCTACGATTACAGTACCGGAGCCTTTTCAAATGATGAtaagagaacagaagaaaaaagaagagtccATGAAATCTAAATCAGATATCGAAATGGCCCATAAACTGCTCAAAAAGCAAGAAGAGGATCTAGAGTGTAAGAAGAAATTCCGAGCCAATCCAGTTCCTGCATTTGTCTTTTTCCCCCTTTACCATGATTTAATCAAGCAAAAAGAAGAACGGAGAAGGTCtctgaaggagaaaaacaaagaagctcTTTTGGCCTCACAAAAGCCATTTAAATTTATAGCAAGGGAGGAACAGAAGCGAGCAGCCCAGGAAAAGCAGCTGAGAGACTTTTTTaagtctaaaaagaaaacaaatcgaTTTAAAGCCAGACCCATTCCTCAATCTACTTATGGTTCAGCTACCAAGGGCAAGTTAAAAGAAGAAGAGCTCTATCGAAACCTTAGGACGCAGCTGAGAGCCCAGGAGCATTTACAGAACTCATCTTCTCTGCCTTCTAGGTCAGCTTGCGGATGCAGGAATCCCAGGTGTCCTGAACAGGCTGTAAAGTTGAAATGTAAACACAAGGCTAGGTGCCGGACTCCTGATTTTGAGGCCCTTCCTGAGAGATACCAGAAACACCTCTCAGAACATGAGTCTCCAAAACTCTTAACCGTGTGTAAACCATTTGATCTTCATGCATCTCCACATGCATctactaaaagagaaaaaattttggCAGACATCAAAGcagatgaagaaaatttaaaagaaacacgTTGGCCTTATTTGTCTCCAAGGCATAAGTCACCAGTAAGATGTACAGGTGTAAAGCCTGTGCCTTATACCTGCAACCCTCCAGTGCCCACGGTATCTTCCAGAAAACGAGAACAAGCCATAAG gagatcacttgaggaaaagaaaatattggaagaagagagaaatcgGATCCTAActaaacagaagcaaagaatgAAAGAATTGCAGAAACTCCTGACAACCCGGGCTAAGGCTTATGACTCACATCAAAGTTTAGCTCAGATATctaaatgcaaagtaaaatatCTCAG aaagagtgaaaaggaaaggATGAGAGAATACCGACAAGAactagaagaaagagaagaaaagttaaaaaagaggCCACTACTATTTGAAAGAGTTGCTCAG AAAAATGCAAGAATGGCAGCAGAAAAGCATTATTCTGTTACCCTAAAAGCACTAGGAATATCTGATGAGTTTGTTTCAAAGAAAGGCCAAAGTAGAAAAGTACTTGAGTACTTCAACAATCAAGAGATGAAAAGTGTCACTGAAGACAAAGAAAG ctttaatgaagaagaaaaaatagaagagagagaaaatggggaagaaaattattttattgatacCAACAGCCAGGATTCTTATAAGGAAAAAGGTGAAGCTGATGAAGAGAGTGGAGAAGAGAAATCTGTTGAAGAATCACACTGA
- the FAM161A gene encoding protein FAM161A isoform X2, with the protein MAASHQAAKLAASSLQVPVNPITGARVAQYEREDPLQALTAATAISEDEEEEKVAQPAGASADFNTNFSGVDEHAPRSYEDFVNFSGIYHSNEEYFKKLEELKAAHIETMAKLEKMYQDKLNLKEVQPLVIREDSGSDSSRSVSEKNSYHPVSLMTSFSEPDFGQSSSLYVSSSEEELSNLEKKYPNKDRMMTYAKELINNMWTDFCVEDYIRSKDTGFQAAEKRKKRKEWVPTITVPEPFQMMIREQKKKEESMKSKSDIEMAHKLLKKQEEDLECKKKFRANPVPAFVFFPLYHDLIKQKEERRRSLKEKNKEALLASQKPFKFIAREEQKRAAQEKQLRDFFKSKKKTNRFKARPIPQSTYGSATKGKLKEEELYRNLRTQLRAQEHLQNSSSLPSRSACGCRNPRCPEQAVKLKCKHKARCRTPDFEALPERYQKHLSEHESPKLLTVCKPFDLHASPHASTKREKILADIKADEENLKETRWPYLSPRHKSPVRCTGVKPVPYTCNPPVPTVSSRKREQAIRKSEKERMREYRQELEEREEKLKKRPLLFERVAQKNARMAAEKHYSVTLKALGISDEFVSKKGQSRKVLEYFNNQEMKSVTEDKESFNEEEKIEERENGEENYFIDTNSQDSYKEKGEADEESGEEKSVEESH; encoded by the exons GCCGATTTTAACACCAACTTTTCTGGGGTAGATGAACATGCACCAAGAAGTTATGAGGACTTTGTGAACTTTTCTGGTATTTACCACTCTAATGAGGAATATTTCAAGAAATTAGAAGAGTTGAAGGCTGCCCACATAGAAACTatggcaaaattagagaaaatgtaccaggataaattaaatttaaaggaagtTCAGCCATTGGTCATCAGGGAAGACTCCGGTAGTGACTCTTCCAG ATCTGTATCAGAAAAGAACTCCTATCACCCTGTCTCATTAATGACATCATTTTCAGAGCCTGATTTTGGCCAGTCTTCCTCCTTGTATGTGTCCTCCTCTGAAGAGGAGTTGTCCAACCTAGAAAAAAAGTATCCTAACAAAGACAGAATGATGACCTATGCTAAGGAGCTCATCAACAACATGTGGACAGATTTTTGTGTTGAAGATTATATTCGCTCTAAAGATACTGGCTTCCAAGCagctgaaaaaaggaagaaacgaAAAGAATGGGTGCCTACGATTACAGTACCGGAGCCTTTTCAAATGATGAtaagagaacagaagaaaaaagaagagtccATGAAATCTAAATCAGATATCGAAATGGCCCATAAACTGCTCAAAAAGCAAGAAGAGGATCTAGAGTGTAAGAAGAAATTCCGAGCCAATCCAGTTCCTGCATTTGTCTTTTTCCCCCTTTACCATGATTTAATCAAGCAAAAAGAAGAACGGAGAAGGTCtctgaaggagaaaaacaaagaagctcTTTTGGCCTCACAAAAGCCATTTAAATTTATAGCAAGGGAGGAACAGAAGCGAGCAGCCCAGGAAAAGCAGCTGAGAGACTTTTTTaagtctaaaaagaaaacaaatcgaTTTAAAGCCAGACCCATTCCTCAATCTACTTATGGTTCAGCTACCAAGGGCAAGTTAAAAGAAGAAGAGCTCTATCGAAACCTTAGGACGCAGCTGAGAGCCCAGGAGCATTTACAGAACTCATCTTCTCTGCCTTCTAGGTCAGCTTGCGGATGCAGGAATCCCAGGTGTCCTGAACAGGCTGTAAAGTTGAAATGTAAACACAAGGCTAGGTGCCGGACTCCTGATTTTGAGGCCCTTCCTGAGAGATACCAGAAACACCTCTCAGAACATGAGTCTCCAAAACTCTTAACCGTGTGTAAACCATTTGATCTTCATGCATCTCCACATGCATctactaaaagagaaaaaattttggCAGACATCAAAGcagatgaagaaaatttaaaagaaacacgTTGGCCTTATTTGTCTCCAAGGCATAAGTCACCAGTAAGATGTACAGGTGTAAAGCCTGTGCCTTATACCTGCAACCCTCCAGTGCCCACGGTATCTTCCAGAAAACGAGAACAAGCCATAAG aaagagtgaaaaggaaaggATGAGAGAATACCGACAAGAactagaagaaagagaagaaaagttaaaaaagaggCCACTACTATTTGAAAGAGTTGCTCAG AAAAATGCAAGAATGGCAGCAGAAAAGCATTATTCTGTTACCCTAAAAGCACTAGGAATATCTGATGAGTTTGTTTCAAAGAAAGGCCAAAGTAGAAAAGTACTTGAGTACTTCAACAATCAAGAGATGAAAAGTGTCACTGAAGACAAAGAAAG ctttaatgaagaagaaaaaatagaagagagagaaaatggggaagaaaattattttattgatacCAACAGCCAGGATTCTTATAAGGAAAAAGGTGAAGCTGATGAAGAGAGTGGAGAAGAGAAATCTGTTGAAGAATCACACTGA
- the FAM161A gene encoding protein FAM161A isoform X3 gives MAKLEKMYQDKLNLKEVQPLVIREDSGSDSSRSVSEKNSYHPVSLMTSFSEPDFGQSSSLYVSSSEEELSNLEKKYPNKDRMMTYAKELINNMWTDFCVEDYIRSKDTGFQAAEKRKKRKEWVPTITVPEPFQMMIREQKKKEESMKSKSDIEMAHKLLKKQEEDLECKKKFRANPVPAFVFFPLYHDLIKQKEERRRSLKEKNKEALLASQKPFKFIAREEQKRAAQEKQLRDFFKSKKKTNRFKARPIPQSTYGSATKGKLKEEELYRNLRTQLRAQEHLQNSSSLPSRSACGCRNPRCPEQAVKLKCKHKARCRTPDFEALPERYQKHLSEHESPKLLTVCKPFDLHASPHASTKREKILADIKADEENLKETRWPYLSPRHKSPVRCTGVKPVPYTCNPPVPTVSSRKREQAIRRSLEEKKILEEERNRILTKQKQRMKELQKLLTTRAKAYDSHQSLAQISKCKVKYLRKSEKERMREYRQELEEREEKLKKRPLLFERVAQKNARMAAEKHYSVTLKALGISDEFVSKKGQSRKVLEYFNNQEMKSVTEDKESFNEEEKIEERENGEENYFIDTNSQDSYKEKGEADEESGEEKSVEESH, from the exons atggcaaaattagagaaaatgtaccaggataaattaaatttaaaggaagtTCAGCCATTGGTCATCAGGGAAGACTCCGGTAGTGACTCTTCCAG ATCTGTATCAGAAAAGAACTCCTATCACCCTGTCTCATTAATGACATCATTTTCAGAGCCTGATTTTGGCCAGTCTTCCTCCTTGTATGTGTCCTCCTCTGAAGAGGAGTTGTCCAACCTAGAAAAAAAGTATCCTAACAAAGACAGAATGATGACCTATGCTAAGGAGCTCATCAACAACATGTGGACAGATTTTTGTGTTGAAGATTATATTCGCTCTAAAGATACTGGCTTCCAAGCagctgaaaaaaggaagaaacgaAAAGAATGGGTGCCTACGATTACAGTACCGGAGCCTTTTCAAATGATGAtaagagaacagaagaaaaaagaagagtccATGAAATCTAAATCAGATATCGAAATGGCCCATAAACTGCTCAAAAAGCAAGAAGAGGATCTAGAGTGTAAGAAGAAATTCCGAGCCAATCCAGTTCCTGCATTTGTCTTTTTCCCCCTTTACCATGATTTAATCAAGCAAAAAGAAGAACGGAGAAGGTCtctgaaggagaaaaacaaagaagctcTTTTGGCCTCACAAAAGCCATTTAAATTTATAGCAAGGGAGGAACAGAAGCGAGCAGCCCAGGAAAAGCAGCTGAGAGACTTTTTTaagtctaaaaagaaaacaaatcgaTTTAAAGCCAGACCCATTCCTCAATCTACTTATGGTTCAGCTACCAAGGGCAAGTTAAAAGAAGAAGAGCTCTATCGAAACCTTAGGACGCAGCTGAGAGCCCAGGAGCATTTACAGAACTCATCTTCTCTGCCTTCTAGGTCAGCTTGCGGATGCAGGAATCCCAGGTGTCCTGAACAGGCTGTAAAGTTGAAATGTAAACACAAGGCTAGGTGCCGGACTCCTGATTTTGAGGCCCTTCCTGAGAGATACCAGAAACACCTCTCAGAACATGAGTCTCCAAAACTCTTAACCGTGTGTAAACCATTTGATCTTCATGCATCTCCACATGCATctactaaaagagaaaaaattttggCAGACATCAAAGcagatgaagaaaatttaaaagaaacacgTTGGCCTTATTTGTCTCCAAGGCATAAGTCACCAGTAAGATGTACAGGTGTAAAGCCTGTGCCTTATACCTGCAACCCTCCAGTGCCCACGGTATCTTCCAGAAAACGAGAACAAGCCATAAG gagatcacttgaggaaaagaaaatattggaagaagagagaaatcgGATCCTAActaaacagaagcaaagaatgAAAGAATTGCAGAAACTCCTGACAACCCGGGCTAAGGCTTATGACTCACATCAAAGTTTAGCTCAGATATctaaatgcaaagtaaaatatCTCAG aaagagtgaaaaggaaaggATGAGAGAATACCGACAAGAactagaagaaagagaagaaaagttaaaaaagaggCCACTACTATTTGAAAGAGTTGCTCAG AAAAATGCAAGAATGGCAGCAGAAAAGCATTATTCTGTTACCCTAAAAGCACTAGGAATATCTGATGAGTTTGTTTCAAAGAAAGGCCAAAGTAGAAAAGTACTTGAGTACTTCAACAATCAAGAGATGAAAAGTGTCACTGAAGACAAAGAAAG ctttaatgaagaagaaaaaatagaagagagagaaaatggggaagaaaattattttattgatacCAACAGCCAGGATTCTTATAAGGAAAAAGGTGAAGCTGATGAAGAGAGTGGAGAAGAGAAATCTGTTGAAGAATCACACTGA